A window of the Synechococcus sp. LTW-R genome harbors these coding sequences:
- a CDS encoding DUF3303 domain-containing protein — protein MTFLMHWSFKTGYHEIAAKKFMATGAPFPACKSWKRFHAPGSVEGWILVEADDASACYEHAAEWAECLDWEVTPVLSDEEAGPLIAKVYA, from the coding sequence ATGACCTTTTTGATGCACTGGTCTTTCAAGACCGGCTATCACGAAATTGCCGCCAAAAAGTTCATGGCGACAGGTGCGCCTTTCCCCGCGTGCAAGTCCTGGAAACGCTTCCACGCGCCTGGCTCGGTAGAAGGTTGGATTCTTGTGGAGGCGGACGATGCATCTGCCTGCTACGAGCATGCGGCTGAGTGGGCTGAGTGCCTGGATTGGGAGGTGACTCCCGTTCTGTCTGACGAAGAAGCTGGTCCGCTGATCGCCAAGGTCTACGCGTAG
- a CDS encoding NAD-dependent epimerase/dehydratase family protein, with translation MTKSIAIIGCGYVGGDAATALRYSGYRVTGTSRSRQGLIGIRDIVDEAFLLDISDEYFPSSFLEHQDALLVSAAPTRNGEGYESLFGKGISNLANALRNRRSSTPLQLIYISSAGIYGDCGGEMVDESTEVDCSHQVNKLLIDSEKMLLNLGRQDVVSCILRLGGIYGPGRDMVSLIKQAAGSQIPKNGDDMQSWTSIVDITRAIKFALENKLRGIYNIVDDTQLTRRQLSNKVCEAEGLPPVLWANTNLPGMRVSNALVSNQKIKDAGFEFSSPKMFVEVAATHF, from the coding sequence ATGACTAAAAGTATTGCCATTATTGGGTGTGGATATGTTGGTGGAGACGCTGCAACCGCTCTTAGATACTCTGGATACAGGGTTACTGGTACATCCCGATCAAGGCAGGGACTTATAGGAATTCGTGACATCGTCGATGAGGCATTTTTGCTGGACATTTCAGATGAGTACTTTCCTTCTTCTTTTCTTGAGCATCAGGACGCACTCCTTGTCTCAGCAGCTCCAACTCGTAATGGCGAAGGATATGAGTCGCTATTCGGAAAAGGGATAAGCAACCTTGCCAATGCGTTGCGTAATCGTAGGAGTAGCACCCCACTGCAGCTTATATATATAAGTTCTGCTGGAATATACGGTGACTGTGGAGGTGAGATGGTAGACGAGTCTACTGAGGTGGACTGCAGCCATCAGGTAAATAAATTGCTAATCGACTCTGAGAAGATGCTTCTAAATCTGGGCAGACAGGACGTTGTTTCCTGCATATTGAGGCTGGGCGGAATATACGGTCCAGGACGTGATATGGTCTCATTGATAAAGCAGGCGGCTGGCAGTCAGATACCCAAGAACGGAGATGACATGCAGTCATGGACAAGCATAGTCGATATAACGAGGGCGATTAAGTTCGCCCTCGAAAACAAATTGCGGGGTATATACAATATTGTTGATGATACCCAGCTTACTCGTCGTCAACTTTCGAACAAGGTTTGCGAGGCAGAAGGACTCCCTCCAGTTTTGTGGGCAAATACAAATCTTCCAGGTATGAGAGTATCAAATGCCCTCGTGTCTAATCAAAAGATAAAAGACGCCGGCTTTGAGTTCTCTTCGCCAAAAATGTTTGTTGAAGTAGCTGCTACGCATTTTTAG
- a CDS encoding putative quinol monooxygenase, producing the protein MAAFDHSTPFMLLARIHVKEGRVDEYLELARVTDAAVQASEPGMLHHTFDQDPDDPMAFVWSEVYANDAAFAAHVSNPPVQEYLQKHAELGDGFSVEVYGTVGDECKALMESFGLPLKIFKTMLGYSRV; encoded by the coding sequence ATGGCGGCTTTCGACCACAGCACCCCCTTCATGCTCTTGGCTCGTATCCACGTCAAGGAGGGACGTGTTGATGAGTACTTGGAGTTGGCACGTGTTACCGATGCTGCAGTTCAAGCGAGCGAACCCGGAATGCTGCACCACACTTTCGATCAAGATCCAGATGATCCAATGGCATTCGTCTGGTCAGAGGTCTATGCGAACGATGCAGCCTTTGCCGCTCATGTCTCAAACCCCCCCGTTCAGGAGTATTTGCAGAAGCATGCAGAGCTTGGCGACGGCTTCAGCGTTGAGGTCTACGGAACTGTCGGCGATGAGTGCAAGGCTCTGATGGAGTCGTTCGGGCTCCCACTAAAAATCTTCAAAACGATGCTGGGTTACAGCAGGGTCTGA
- a CDS encoding DUF3721 domain-containing protein, which produces MYPSRAEAATRAHELGCEGTHMNEGKWMPCLDEASLHQVLRKQ; this is translated from the coding sequence ATGTATCCATCACGCGCGGAGGCTGCCACAAGAGCTCACGAGCTTGGGTGTGAAGGCACACATATGAATGAAGGGAAATGGATGCCATGCCTTGACGAGGCCTCGCTCCACCAAGTATTGCGAAAACAGTGA
- a CDS encoding GIY-YIG nuclease family protein produces MSEGIVYVLTNPAMPGMVKIGKTGREVEARLNDLYTTGVPLPFECAYAARVADMDKVEKAFHNAFGPYRVNPRREFFSIEPEQAIGLLDLMKLEDITPAMQREAEKVDTEAKASSEKLKRQKKPRMNFSDMGIPDGSPLVFRDGQTCFVEDPRHVR; encoded by the coding sequence ATGAGCGAAGGCATCGTCTACGTCCTGACCAATCCCGCCATGCCTGGCATGGTGAAGATCGGGAAGACAGGGCGTGAGGTTGAGGCCCGCCTAAACGACCTCTACACAACTGGCGTGCCCTTGCCGTTTGAGTGCGCCTACGCGGCAAGGGTCGCGGATATGGACAAGGTTGAGAAAGCCTTCCACAACGCGTTCGGGCCCTACAGAGTGAACCCAAGGCGGGAGTTCTTCAGCATCGAGCCTGAGCAAGCAATCGGGCTGCTAGATCTGATGAAGCTGGAGGACATCACTCCAGCCATGCAGAGGGAAGCGGAGAAGGTTGATACCGAAGCAAAAGCCTCATCCGAAAAACTCAAGCGGCAGAAAAAGCCGCGGATGAATTTCTCCGACATGGGTATCCCTGACGGGAGCCCGCTTGTTTTCCGCGATGGGCAAACTTGTTTCGTTGAGGACCCGCGACATGTTCGCTAA
- a CDS encoding site-specific integrase: MRLKVRCDSTPSQSVTLPFAWSANDAGDVYVRVRHIYKLVASEGYSLKQAAEVAAGKAPKLIEQLDWSGAVERFKDQKLHHGTVIKPATWDSKYVPVLGDAVALLTGKDQPTSPAELIDRCIRSWASGSRTRQERARNLCQFLRYCVARQQFPEIWQPPIDLKDHIGRKPPDATSHKSDPLSDQQILDLLTSFPDDGPGRRWSDAIRLLAELGLRPIELLHLSVKTDRKTGEAFWWCSYEKRAGGGVTRPRRLEPLPLKGDDGEVQQWDLMQRWKAGEINLPPLSSTNGVAEAIKTYLGRRAGWIQLRGAVEANGERVSVYSFRHSFSVRGHQLGIDSGAMALAMGHSLETHCRSYPWATESGAASAFKKARSRA; encoded by the coding sequence GTGCGTCTCAAGGTCCGCTGCGACAGCACTCCAAGTCAGTCAGTAACCCTGCCGTTTGCCTGGTCAGCAAACGACGCGGGAGATGTCTACGTGCGCGTTCGCCACATCTACAAACTCGTCGCCTCGGAGGGTTACTCCCTCAAGCAGGCCGCAGAGGTTGCTGCAGGCAAGGCCCCAAAGCTGATTGAACAGCTCGACTGGAGTGGGGCTGTAGAGCGCTTCAAGGATCAGAAGCTCCACCATGGAACGGTCATCAAGCCAGCCACCTGGGACAGCAAGTACGTCCCGGTTCTGGGCGATGCAGTGGCGCTCCTTACGGGGAAGGATCAGCCCACAAGCCCTGCGGAGCTGATTGATCGCTGCATTCGCTCCTGGGCCTCCGGTAGCCGCACCAGGCAGGAGCGGGCGCGAAACCTCTGCCAGTTCCTTCGCTACTGCGTCGCAAGACAGCAGTTCCCCGAGATCTGGCAGCCCCCTATCGACCTCAAAGACCACATCGGGCGTAAGCCGCCTGATGCCACGAGCCATAAGAGCGACCCGCTCTCTGATCAGCAGATCCTCGATTTGCTGACTTCGTTCCCTGATGACGGACCGGGGCGTCGCTGGTCTGATGCCATTCGTCTGCTCGCTGAGCTGGGACTCCGCCCGATTGAGTTGCTCCACCTCAGCGTGAAAACCGACCGCAAGACCGGTGAGGCGTTTTGGTGGTGCAGTTACGAGAAGCGAGCTGGAGGCGGTGTCACGAGACCTCGCCGTTTAGAGCCGCTCCCGCTGAAAGGCGATGACGGCGAAGTGCAGCAATGGGATCTGATGCAGCGGTGGAAAGCCGGTGAAATCAATCTGCCGCCACTGTCATCAACCAACGGAGTAGCCGAAGCAATCAAGACCTACCTGGGGCGCCGGGCCGGGTGGATTCAGCTGCGCGGGGCCGTCGAAGCCAATGGTGAGCGAGTAAGCGTTTACAGCTTTCGGCACAGCTTCAGTGTGCGGGGGCATCAGCTCGGGATCGATTCCGGCGCAATGGCTTTAGCGATGGGGCACAGCCTCGAAACGCACTGCCGCAGCTACCCCTGGGCGACTGAAAGTGGGGCTGCTAGCGCATTCAAAAAAGCCCGAAGTCGTGCCTAG
- a CDS encoding AAA family ATPase gives MQFENEQEQPVYEQHIQRQRRTSSNPLTQPDFAPSGTGVGKVHSFSELKASRRPTEWIVEEIGARGACVLLAADKGSGKTSLLYAMATAIARGDHFMGQLPTTKSKVLVVQGDESRTNALDKLDAMGIDAEFDFLFPDEVLWNGLELTKLRRLVSDAGYKAVLADSVTTLVGNGAHGVRMNAPEFAAPLYGLNQLAGEMNFMAVIASHLRKTDGQTTKPISTDDVLGAGTLTAAVSDVWALARSPKPDFPDHFVLYCLGKRNCQLGTDWNLQGSQEDFSWVLRSVADPNDLLPQKRRELKDKILQLLSTADTWLSACEISAELGCNAEVARRCCRELSSQQLMSKVKAASTGGRPAWLYGIGTFPT, from the coding sequence ATGCAGTTCGAGAATGAACAGGAGCAACCTGTCTACGAACAACACATACAACGCCAGCGACGCACATCCTCGAATCCCCTCACCCAACCCGACTTCGCCCCTAGTGGCACCGGAGTAGGGAAAGTCCATTCCTTCAGTGAACTCAAAGCCAGTAGGCGACCTACTGAATGGATTGTCGAGGAGATCGGCGCACGTGGTGCCTGCGTTCTGCTGGCCGCGGACAAGGGCTCTGGCAAGACATCACTGCTCTATGCCATGGCTACGGCCATCGCCAGGGGAGACCATTTCATGGGCCAGCTCCCTACGACCAAAAGCAAGGTTCTGGTTGTTCAAGGTGATGAGAGCAGAACTAATGCCCTCGACAAGCTTGATGCCATGGGCATCGACGCTGAATTCGACTTCTTGTTCCCAGACGAAGTCTTGTGGAATGGCCTGGAATTAACCAAGCTTCGCCGCTTGGTTTCAGACGCGGGCTACAAAGCCGTCCTTGCAGACAGCGTTACGACCCTTGTGGGCAACGGTGCTCATGGCGTGCGGATGAACGCTCCGGAGTTTGCGGCCCCTCTCTATGGGCTGAACCAATTGGCTGGGGAGATGAACTTCATGGCTGTCATCGCGTCTCACCTTCGCAAAACAGATGGTCAAACCACAAAGCCAATCTCCACCGATGACGTATTGGGAGCAGGAACCCTCACTGCTGCCGTAAGCGACGTCTGGGCTCTGGCCAGGTCGCCTAAACCTGATTTTCCAGATCACTTTGTTCTGTATTGCCTTGGCAAACGCAATTGCCAGCTCGGCACGGATTGGAACCTTCAGGGTTCTCAAGAGGATTTCAGCTGGGTTCTACGGAGCGTGGCTGACCCCAACGATCTGCTTCCTCAAAAGAGGCGAGAGCTCAAGGACAAGATCCTTCAGCTTCTTTCCACAGCAGATACCTGGCTCAGTGCTTGTGAGATATCGGCAGAACTGGGTTGCAATGCCGAGGTTGCCCGGCGTTGCTGCCGAGAACTGAGCTCTCAACAGCTCATGAGCAAGGTCAAAGCTGCCTCTACGGGAGGTCGACCGGCCTGGCTCTATGGGATTGGGACTTTCCCTACCTAA
- a CDS encoding GNAT family N-acetyltransferase: protein MESFLRIKALQRSDIPIIIGWARNEGFAPGRGDFEIYRNTDRQGMWMGWIGSSPVGCISAIRYNEEYGFVGLYLVAEKWRGQGYGRALWNKAIDHLSGLPCIGLEAAESMRAVYQRHGFQPSSTTTRWQLISDGSTRKPRTSLKGFNLVPGSGISEAEVQMYDVHREPSPRPHFLHLWLTHKAGSVFALADQAGKCHGFGRIRPSLLRKGEGWRIGPLMADTPEGASHLLSGLIAKHEGVIWIDSPGLNQQADQILEESGFSPIGKTIRMYKGFPPSGSIDEVYGLACLELG from the coding sequence ATGGAGTCATTCTTGCGGATCAAAGCCTTGCAAAGATCCGATATACCAATAATAATCGGATGGGCCCGCAACGAAGGATTTGCTCCTGGCAGGGGTGATTTTGAGATCTACAGGAATACAGACAGACAGGGAATGTGGATGGGATGGATTGGGAGTAGCCCTGTAGGCTGTATCTCAGCAATTAGGTACAACGAAGAGTACGGCTTTGTTGGTCTCTACCTTGTTGCAGAGAAGTGGCGGGGGCAGGGTTATGGGAGGGCACTATGGAATAAAGCAATTGATCATTTGTCTGGTCTTCCGTGTATTGGCCTGGAGGCAGCTGAAAGCATGAGAGCTGTCTACCAGAGGCACGGATTTCAGCCGTCCTCCACTACGACTAGATGGCAGCTGATTAGCGATGGTTCAACCAGGAAACCAAGAACGAGCCTTAAGGGCTTCAATCTGGTTCCGGGCAGTGGGATCTCGGAAGCTGAGGTGCAAATGTATGACGTTCATCGCGAGCCTAGTCCTAGGCCGCATTTTCTCCATCTTTGGCTAACACATAAAGCCGGATCTGTCTTCGCGCTGGCCGATCAGGCTGGCAAATGCCATGGTTTCGGCCGAATAAGGCCAAGTCTTCTACGCAAAGGAGAGGGCTGGAGAATTGGACCACTCATGGCAGATACTCCTGAGGGCGCATCACATCTCTTGTCCGGCTTAATAGCGAAGCATGAGGGTGTGATATGGATTGACTCGCCTGGACTAAATCAACAAGCAGACCAGATACTCGAAGAGTCAGGATTTTCGCCTATTGGAAAGACTATTCGGATGTATAAAGGCTTTCCACCTTCAGGCAGCATTGATGAGGTCTACGGATTGGCCTGCTTGGAACTTGGTTGA
- a CDS encoding DUF3721 domain-containing protein produces the protein MYPSQAEAAKRAQELGCEGTHMNEWKWMPCLDEASLHQALRKQ, from the coding sequence ATGTATCCATCACAAGCGGAGGCTGCCAAAAGAGCTCAAGAGCTTGGATGCGAAGGCACCCATATGAACGAATGGAAATGGATGCCATGCCTTGATGAGGCCTCGCTCCACCAAGCATTGCGAAAACAGTGA
- a CDS encoding site-specific integrase, protein MARDKREETPADSKAFRAVFANFSQNPVRFRPSGPFCEKPRMGSAEAESRPFMSESDFEAAFRRAIKRTCGAGWYVRESSGRIRLDVRGEKGLTLDLKWNQEGADRALPRIQEIFKRFAAGAASLAEAANLTNTASSEQDIDLQELVETWRRTKPNTSDATFDKDHRPSINNALRLLASKNPPPDGERLCEAALAQWSGTSQALKRQQRSLRYFLEWAVKRGALKPRYLPGTPLTIKAPDKKTGYPLSDAQILRLLDSIQTEVTGNSGHSLRDVEAAKRWKFAIQLAAVYGLRPEDLNWLTVKQGPEGPELWSMYRKSKGGIHGKRTKERRLAPLFVRDLDGTPLDWNLLGRFQLGEKLPSLGPTGLGKPMTDKKGEPVESVAADRLKTYLSRRPVWKQLVAEGALLGETCTAYSFRHRFVKESYAAGFDRIQISEMCGHTVDVHDRNYARFQPSGTAKAYAKANEGAVMAV, encoded by the coding sequence ATGGCAAGGGATAAGAGAGAAGAGACTCCAGCAGATTCCAAGGCGTTCCGGGCAGTCTTCGCAAATTTTTCGCAAAATCCGGTACGCTTCCGACCCAGTGGCCCTTTTTGCGAAAAACCGCGAATGGGGAGCGCGGAGGCTGAGTCACGCCCATTCATGTCTGAATCTGATTTCGAGGCCGCGTTCCGTAGGGCAATCAAACGGACGTGCGGAGCTGGCTGGTATGTCCGCGAGTCATCCGGTCGCATCCGCCTGGACGTTCGAGGAGAGAAGGGCTTGACCCTGGACCTCAAGTGGAACCAAGAGGGCGCCGATCGAGCTCTCCCCCGTATTCAAGAGATCTTTAAGCGCTTCGCCGCTGGAGCCGCTTCCTTGGCTGAGGCAGCAAACCTCACCAACACGGCTAGCAGCGAGCAAGACATTGACCTGCAAGAGCTGGTCGAGACATGGCGAAGGACAAAGCCGAACACCTCTGACGCGACATTCGACAAGGACCACCGCCCGTCAATCAACAACGCGCTTCGTCTGCTCGCGAGCAAGAACCCGCCCCCTGATGGCGAGAGGTTGTGTGAGGCGGCTCTCGCTCAGTGGAGTGGAACCTCTCAGGCGCTCAAGCGTCAGCAGCGCTCGCTTCGTTACTTCCTGGAATGGGCGGTCAAGAGAGGAGCGCTCAAGCCGCGCTATCTCCCCGGCACTCCCCTCACGATCAAGGCTCCCGACAAGAAGACCGGCTATCCCCTCTCTGACGCTCAGATTCTCAGGTTGCTCGATTCAATCCAGACCGAGGTCACCGGGAACAGTGGTCACAGCTTGCGCGATGTGGAGGCAGCAAAGCGCTGGAAGTTCGCCATTCAGTTGGCTGCCGTCTACGGGCTGCGGCCAGAGGACCTGAATTGGTTGACGGTCAAGCAGGGACCAGAGGGACCTGAGCTGTGGTCGATGTACCGCAAATCCAAAGGGGGCATCCACGGCAAAAGGACGAAGGAAAGGCGACTCGCTCCTCTCTTCGTTCGTGATTTGGACGGGACCCCACTGGACTGGAACCTCTTGGGTCGCTTCCAGCTCGGCGAGAAACTCCCGTCCCTTGGCCCGACTGGACTTGGCAAACCCATGACTGACAAGAAAGGAGAGCCTGTCGAGTCGGTCGCTGCTGATCGGCTGAAGACGTATCTGAGTCGGCGGCCTGTGTGGAAACAGCTAGTGGCAGAAGGCGCGCTCTTAGGCGAGACCTGTACGGCCTACTCCTTCCGCCATCGCTTCGTGAAGGAGAGCTATGCCGCTGGCTTTGATCGCATCCAGATCAGTGAGATGTGCGGTCATACCGTTGACGTTCACGATCGGAACTACGCCCGGTTCCAGCCAAGTGGGACTGCCAAGGCCTATGCCAAAGCGAACGAAGGCGCGGTCATGGCCGTCTGA
- a CDS encoding DUF411 domain-containing protein, translating into MVVSLLSAIQPVQAHGDVGDDAAMPVTSGATWPQITVYRSASCGCCTSWVSHIASAGYRIEDHVTEDMDAVKKARGVSPQQASCHTAVVEGYVIEGHVPASAIHRVLSERPNIRGLAVPGMPMGSPGMEVAGVEAERFEVLAIAHDGTTSVFARY; encoded by the coding sequence GTGGTCGTCTCGCTGCTTTCGGCGATTCAGCCGGTTCAAGCGCACGGTGATGTGGGAGATGATGCCGCGATGCCCGTCACCAGTGGTGCGACCTGGCCACAGATAACGGTGTATCGATCGGCGAGTTGCGGTTGCTGTACGTCATGGGTATCCCACATCGCTTCAGCGGGATATCGCATTGAGGACCATGTCACCGAGGACATGGATGCCGTGAAGAAGGCGCGTGGTGTCAGTCCGCAACAGGCTTCTTGTCACACCGCTGTGGTGGAGGGATACGTGATCGAAGGGCATGTGCCTGCTTCTGCGATCCACCGTGTTTTGTCGGAACGGCCCAATATCCGTGGCCTGGCAGTTCCAGGGATGCCAATGGGTTCCCCTGGGATGGAAGTGGCAGGCGTTGAGGCTGAACGTTTCGAGGTGCTCGCTATTGCCCATGACGGAACAACCTCCGTCTTTGCGCGCTACTGA
- a CDS encoding DUF3721 domain-containing protein, translating into MRANVFNASIKRMIGWGSIPYAVIAAFAVYPVASHGHGKGIYQSKAEAEQRAVELGCKSVHQNNGKWMPCVDERELHRQLRKQ; encoded by the coding sequence ATGAGAGCCAACGTCTTCAATGCCTCCATCAAAAGGATGATCGGTTGGGGCTCAATCCCGTATGCCGTCATTGCTGCCTTTGCTGTGTACCCGGTGGCAAGCCATGGTCACGGCAAAGGCATCTACCAATCCAAAGCTGAAGCAGAGCAACGTGCCGTTGAGCTTGGTTGCAAGTCGGTGCATCAGAACAACGGGAAGTGGATGCCCTGCGTGGATGAGCGTGAACTCCACCGCCAACTGCGCAAGCAATGA
- a CDS encoding DUF305 domain-containing protein: protein MRRIAFALAAISALPPQVALAQMDHHHGHHGHGMHHPAPAKTKEAAPDHSGNHQHHAHGMGPAGSTYDLRFIDGMVEHHTGALRMSEYVFNIGAPGVGALANSIWNEQAREIKAMRQWRKAWYPDAPVYPVALRPNGDPNSMADLVRMSPDVIAAMRMSGTKPTRDNRVQWFLEGMIEHHGGALQMAHEARQNSTNPTVLRLAREIIVAQRKEIIELRKMLQSGGLNKPAYYKFDDLFAL from the coding sequence ATGCGTCGGATCGCTTTTGCTCTGGCCGCCATCTCGGCACTGCCCCCTCAAGTCGCATTGGCCCAAATGGATCATCACCATGGCCATCACGGCCATGGAATGCATCACCCAGCACCTGCAAAAACGAAAGAGGCTGCACCCGACCATTCCGGCAACCATCAGCACCATGCCCATGGCATGGGCCCCGCAGGCAGCACTTACGACCTGCGCTTCATCGACGGAATGGTGGAGCACCACACGGGTGCATTGCGGATGAGTGAATACGTCTTCAACATCGGCGCCCCTGGAGTGGGGGCGTTGGCAAACAGCATCTGGAACGAGCAGGCCCGTGAGATCAAGGCGATGCGCCAATGGCGCAAAGCCTGGTATCCGGATGCACCGGTTTATCCCGTGGCATTGCGCCCTAACGGGGACCCCAATTCCATGGCAGATCTGGTGCGCATGAGTCCTGATGTGATTGCCGCGATGCGCATGTCGGGAACGAAGCCAACGCGCGACAACAGGGTGCAGTGGTTCTTAGAGGGAATGATTGAGCACCATGGAGGCGCCCTTCAGATGGCCCATGAGGCTCGGCAAAACTCCACCAACCCCACCGTCCTTCGCCTGGCGCGCGAGATCATCGTCGCCCAGCGCAAAGAGATCATCGAACTCCGCAAGATGCTGCAAAGCGGAGGACTGAATAAACCTGCTTACTACAAATTTGACGACCTCTTTGCCCTATGA
- a CDS encoding MerR family transcriptional regulator, with translation MLKAPGDLLKIGAVSARSNISVKTIRFYCDEGLLVPVSRTDSRYRLFDESVFADLGLILRLRAMDLPLDLVKQVIQAQRSGICTCSDLKATMREKLSEIHERVDELKALEAEIKMMLKSWEPCGGA, from the coding sequence ATGCTCAAAGCGCCTGGCGATCTACTCAAGATTGGAGCCGTCTCTGCAAGAAGCAACATTTCGGTGAAAACGATTCGTTTTTATTGTGATGAAGGTTTATTGGTACCAGTATCACGAACCGATTCCAGATATAGATTGTTTGACGAGTCTGTCTTTGCCGATCTTGGTCTAATCCTTCGTTTGCGGGCCATGGACTTGCCTCTTGATTTGGTGAAACAAGTAATTCAGGCACAGCGATCTGGAATCTGTACCTGCAGTGATCTCAAGGCCACGATGCGCGAAAAACTAAGCGAGATTCATGAGCGCGTGGATGAATTGAAGGCGCTGGAGGCTGAGATCAAAATGATGTTGAAAAGCTGGGAGCCCTGTGGCGGGGCTTGA
- a CDS encoding multicopper oxidase family protein produces the protein MVRSKAGLLKLDLVAQEMPISIPGTSRRALTYNGLLPGPQLELEPGDLVQLELHNRLKNPTNLHFHGLHIPPNGTADNVFLRVTPGQKQSYSFTLPDNHPAGLFYYHPHHHGTVADQVFGGLGGALLVRGELDRIPEVQAAQEEVLVLKDLLAANEGSGSGVMLGREGSILSVNGQVNPELQVAAGGLLRLRLLNASNARFWRLALEGHTMHLIATDGGALEQPVPLQELLLVPGERTDVLVQVAPEGGRFRLHNLPYRRLGRPGMGMHRPVTDQHQADVVATVSTNGAVTPQPLPQRLLRVEELSSPVRTRRFVMNHGMVPSMGMAFLINGERYSHARIDTRVRLGETEDWELVNTGVMDHPFHLHVNPMQVISRNGRPEPYRAWRDVVLVRSGETVRVRTRFNDFAGKSVYHCHVFDHEDLGMMGNILIEA, from the coding sequence GTGGTGCGCTCCAAAGCAGGCCTGCTGAAGCTGGACCTAGTGGCTCAGGAAATGCCCATCAGCATCCCGGGCACATCAAGGCGGGCACTTACCTACAACGGATTACTCCCAGGTCCCCAGCTTGAGCTGGAACCTGGTGATCTAGTTCAGCTCGAGCTGCATAACCGCCTGAAGAATCCGACGAATCTGCACTTCCACGGCCTGCACATTCCTCCCAACGGAACCGCTGACAATGTGTTTTTAAGGGTGACTCCTGGCCAGAAGCAGAGCTACAGCTTCACATTGCCGGACAATCACCCAGCAGGTCTTTTCTATTACCACCCCCATCACCATGGGACTGTCGCTGATCAGGTTTTTGGCGGTTTAGGTGGCGCGTTGCTGGTGAGAGGTGAGCTTGATCGCATCCCTGAAGTGCAGGCGGCGCAGGAAGAAGTGCTGGTGCTTAAGGATCTTCTTGCCGCCAACGAGGGTTCCGGTTCCGGTGTGATGCTTGGCCGAGAAGGCTCGATTCTGAGCGTGAACGGCCAGGTGAACCCCGAGCTGCAGGTTGCTGCCGGAGGTCTGCTGCGGCTGCGCCTCCTTAACGCCTCCAATGCCCGCTTCTGGCGATTAGCGCTAGAAGGTCACACCATGCATCTGATCGCCACCGATGGTGGTGCCCTCGAACAACCGGTGCCGCTGCAGGAGTTATTGCTAGTGCCTGGTGAACGTACCGATGTGTTGGTACAGGTGGCTCCCGAGGGCGGTCGGTTTCGCTTGCACAACCTCCCCTACAGGCGTCTAGGCCGACCAGGGATGGGGATGCACAGGCCGGTGACTGACCAGCACCAAGCTGACGTCGTCGCAACTGTCAGCACCAACGGTGCTGTAACGCCGCAGCCCTTACCCCAGCGTCTCTTACGAGTGGAGGAGCTCTCGAGCCCGGTACGTACCCGCAGATTTGTGATGAATCACGGAATGGTGCCAAGCATGGGCATGGCCTTTCTGATCAACGGAGAGAGATACAGCCATGCTCGTATCGACACTCGCGTTCGATTGGGAGAAACAGAAGACTGGGAGCTGGTGAACACAGGCGTGATGGATCACCCCTTCCATCTGCATGTGAATCCGATGCAGGTGATCAGTCGTAATGGCAGGCCTGAGCCATACAGGGCCTGGCGCGATGTAGTGCTCGTTCGATCTGGAGAAACTGTACGAGTGCGCACCCGCTTCAACGACTTTGCAGGAAAAAGTGTTTATCACTGCCACGTTTTTGATCACGAAGATCTCGGCATGATGGGAAATATTTTGATTGAAGCCTGA